A window of Ignicoccus hospitalis KIN4/I contains these coding sequences:
- a CDS encoding DNA/RNA-binding protein — MTKEVIVVRDKPVSEYVLNAVVAFNSGAEEVEIVGRGRYISKAVVVFNRLRERLEETLKVVNVEIGSEESRRGRPVAYIKIRVTQGL; from the coding sequence TTGACTAAGGAGGTCATCGTTGTTAGGGACAAACCCGTAAGTGAGTACGTCTTGAACGCGGTGGTCGCATTTAACAGCGGCGCGGAGGAAGTGGAAATAGTGGGCAGGGGGCGCTACATATCGAAGGCCGTGGTCGTGTTCAACAGGCTGAGGGAGAGGTTGGAAGAGACGTTGAAGGTTGTTAACGTGGAGATAGGGAGCGAGGAGAGCAGGCGGGGGAGGCCGGTGGCCTACATCAAGATTCGAGTGACGCAAGGGCTCTGA
- a CDS encoding glucose-6-phosphate isomerase family protein, with translation MNVLADDFMITQLGMRKAQVRRVKDLNGVTLSPVEGEEVVYKVFRDVEPVHQYDLRADVTVLYPGALPDGEFYRTHGHFHPEGPWGKPWPEVYCVLRGRGKFLLHDLERVYVVELKEGDVVKVPEGMAHVLVNDSDEPLLTCNYVSKSVTPDYGRVKALGGPAAFLTKDGIVLNRNYDVKEIKVCKPLPLNLDSLVATHAVKPSVEEWLTCFPYKG, from the coding sequence TTGAACGTCCTCGCGGACGATTTTATGATCACTCAACTGGGCATGAGGAAAGCTCAAGTAAGGAGGGTAAAAGACCTCAACGGGGTGACCCTCTCCCCCGTGGAGGGGGAGGAAGTAGTTTACAAGGTGTTTAGGGACGTGGAGCCCGTTCACCAGTACGACTTGAGGGCGGACGTGACCGTGCTCTACCCCGGCGCCCTCCCGGACGGCGAGTTCTACCGCACCCACGGCCACTTCCACCCGGAGGGCCCTTGGGGGAAACCTTGGCCGGAGGTCTACTGCGTCCTCCGGGGGAGGGGGAAGTTCTTGTTACACGATCTCGAGAGGGTCTACGTGGTCGAACTGAAGGAGGGCGACGTGGTTAAGGTGCCGGAGGGGATGGCCCACGTCTTGGTGAACGACTCCGACGAGCCCTTGCTCACTTGCAACTACGTCAGCAAGTCCGTGACGCCGGACTACGGGCGGGTAAAGGCCTTGGGCGGGCCGGCGGCGTTCCTTACTAAGGACGGAATAGTACTGAATAGGAACTACGACGTCAAGGAGATAAAAGTATGCAAGCCCTTGCCGTTGAACTTGGACTCGCTGGTCGCTACCCACGCGGTCAAGCCCTCTGTGGAGGAGTGGCTGACGTGCTTTCCTTATAAAGGATGA
- the hypD gene encoding hydrogenase formation protein HypD: MTIPQELVQKTVEAIRGLAKEAVKKKNKEVIKIMHVCGTHEHTVTHNGLRSLMPPEVELIAGPGCPVCVTPAAAVDALIDLSLSGVRVYAYGDVYKLPGTKGSLAVAKARGGDVKVVYGFLDAIRDAKQYGKEAVFFGVGFETTVVTVAGPIYDGRVPKNLKVLSAYLLTAPGLKRAIEAHEATGIPLDGIIAPGHVSSVIGANAWKYLPEEFGFPTVVAGFEAYDYLLAVAEILRQIVRGEAKLVNEYSRVVRPEGNVTAWRKVMEVFDVVDAYWRGIGVLPESGLAFKEKYKDYDAAAEYGIEIKPTERELPPGCKCAEINLGIAKPTDCPYFKTRCTPTTPIGPCMVSDEGTCSIWARFGGGGLVEELARLAGIE; the protein is encoded by the coding sequence ATGACGATCCCCCAAGAGCTCGTCCAGAAGACAGTCGAGGCGATAAGGGGTTTAGCTAAGGAGGCAGTCAAGAAGAAGAACAAAGAAGTTATAAAAATTATGCACGTGTGCGGGACCCACGAACACACGGTAACCCACAACGGCTTGAGGTCCTTAATGCCCCCAGAGGTGGAGCTCATAGCCGGCCCCGGGTGCCCGGTCTGCGTGACCCCCGCTGCGGCGGTGGACGCGCTCATAGACCTCTCCTTGAGCGGGGTTAGGGTCTACGCCTACGGGGACGTCTACAAGCTCCCGGGGACAAAGGGCTCTCTGGCGGTGGCCAAGGCGAGGGGAGGGGACGTCAAGGTCGTTTACGGCTTCTTGGACGCTATAAGGGACGCCAAGCAGTACGGGAAGGAGGCGGTGTTCTTCGGAGTAGGGTTCGAGACCACGGTAGTCACCGTGGCCGGGCCGATATACGACGGCAGGGTGCCGAAGAACTTGAAGGTGCTCTCCGCCTACTTGCTCACCGCCCCCGGGCTCAAGAGGGCTATAGAGGCCCACGAGGCCACCGGGATACCGCTGGACGGCATAATAGCCCCCGGCCACGTGTCCAGCGTAATAGGCGCGAACGCTTGGAAGTACTTGCCGGAGGAGTTCGGCTTCCCGACCGTGGTGGCCGGGTTCGAGGCGTACGACTACTTGCTCGCCGTAGCGGAGATACTTAGGCAAATAGTTAGGGGAGAGGCCAAGCTAGTGAACGAGTACTCTAGGGTGGTGAGGCCGGAAGGCAACGTTACTGCTTGGAGGAAGGTGATGGAAGTATTCGACGTGGTGGACGCGTATTGGAGGGGGATAGGGGTGTTGCCGGAGAGCGGGCTGGCCTTCAAGGAGAAGTACAAGGACTACGACGCTGCAGCGGAATACGGGATAGAGATCAAGCCGACTGAGAGGGAGCTGCCCCCGGGCTGCAAGTGCGCGGAGATAAACTTGGGCATAGCGAAGCCCACGGACTGTCCGTACTTCAAGACCCGCTGTACGCCCACCACCCCCATAGGGCCTTGCATGGTGAGCGACGAGGGGACTTGCTCCATATGGGCTAGGTTCGGCGGAGGAGGGCTGGTGGAGGAGCTGGCGAGGCTGGCCGGGATAGAGTGA
- a CDS encoding geranylgeranylglycerol-phosphate geranylgeranyltransferase: protein MEASGKLRAYLELVRAHNLLGTVLGVIAGAALLGEVNVAAAIASASAAAVAAGGYAINDYFDVEIDKVNKPERPIPSGRVGAEEARKLALALLALGPLLGLAVGPLTGAYAALNAVLMYYYSKSLKKTGLPGNLAVSFSTASTLLYGSLATAEWAGEVARVLRTIPIILMVFLMTLAREVVKGVEDYVGDKEGGVKTLAVVKGPDFALRAALALACASLALAYLAAPLLSLGYAFLAFVTLGGLLSLASVAACLRSEDPVRCAAKPRRAMKVAMFLGLIGILVDRLVQPVFYPHVLHAGGEEG, encoded by the coding sequence GTGGAGGCTTCGGGGAAGCTCAGAGCTTACTTGGAACTGGTTAGGGCCCACAACCTCTTGGGCACGGTATTGGGCGTCATAGCCGGCGCGGCGCTCCTCGGCGAGGTGAACGTCGCGGCCGCGATAGCCTCCGCGAGCGCCGCCGCCGTGGCGGCCGGGGGGTACGCGATAAACGACTACTTCGACGTGGAGATAGACAAAGTAAACAAGCCGGAGAGGCCCATACCCAGCGGGAGGGTGGGGGCCGAAGAGGCTAGGAAGCTGGCCTTGGCTTTGTTGGCCTTGGGCCCGCTCCTAGGCCTCGCCGTGGGCCCCCTCACCGGCGCCTACGCCGCCCTCAACGCGGTCTTGATGTACTACTACTCCAAGTCTCTCAAGAAGACCGGCCTGCCGGGGAACTTGGCGGTCTCCTTCTCCACCGCCTCCACCCTGCTGTACGGCTCCCTAGCTACGGCCGAGTGGGCCGGGGAGGTGGCGCGGGTTCTGAGGACTATTCCTATAATACTCATGGTGTTCTTAATGACGTTGGCGAGGGAGGTAGTGAAAGGGGTTGAGGACTACGTTGGCGACAAGGAGGGCGGAGTGAAGACCTTAGCTGTCGTCAAGGGGCCGGACTTTGCGCTCCGCGCGGCCCTCGCGCTCGCTTGCGCCTCCCTCGCGCTGGCCTACCTCGCGGCCCCCTTGCTCTCCTTGGGCTACGCGTTCTTGGCCTTCGTGACGCTCGGCGGACTCCTCTCCCTCGCCTCCGTGGCCGCGTGCTTGCGCTCTGAGGACCCGGTGAGGTGCGCCGCCAAGCCCCGGAGGGCGATGAAGGTGGCGATGTTTTTGGGACTAATAGGCATCTTGGTCGACAGGCTGGTTCAACCCGTTTTTTATCCTCACGTGCTTCACGCGGGGGGAGAAGAGGGTTGA
- a CDS encoding 60S ribosomal export protein NMD3, with protein MGRRRRRFCVKCGALEAPDNPIVDGLCLKCLTEERPLFEVKSKRKLVVCPVCSSYLVDNSWVKGTGDVEETIRMLAHRMVEEGLRPVPPAEGAELLSVEVVRRRGGKYFAEVTAEVIVKGAKTVQTLTVPLDVEKKPCPKCLMKSGKDYDAVLQIRSESGRVTLEELRTAGELFAKAGSGEDVVELVDQKNGLDVLLVSKEVAKRAAQLMRFNMGAKIIESYSVVGMRKDGKVRTRLTISVRLPKLKGGEGLLFFGEPAIFEGFNKGKFSLYLLHSDKELKLPTDEWWQLRKSGKIKYLDEVYLKVGTVESENPLKVNVGGEVVEAEGPPDLELGEEVYVIEYKGKVYALPKEPR; from the coding sequence ATGGGAAGGAGGCGTAGGAGGTTCTGCGTCAAGTGCGGGGCGCTGGAGGCCCCCGACAACCCGATAGTGGACGGCTTGTGCTTGAAGTGTCTAACGGAGGAAAGACCCCTCTTCGAGGTTAAGAGCAAGAGGAAGTTGGTGGTGTGCCCCGTGTGCTCCTCCTACCTAGTGGACAACTCTTGGGTCAAGGGCACGGGGGACGTGGAGGAGACCATTAGGATGTTAGCCCACAGGATGGTGGAGGAGGGCCTGAGGCCCGTCCCCCCGGCGGAGGGGGCGGAGCTCCTCTCCGTAGAGGTGGTTAGGAGGAGGGGCGGGAAGTATTTCGCCGAAGTCACTGCGGAGGTAATCGTCAAGGGGGCTAAGACTGTTCAGACCTTGACCGTCCCGCTGGATGTAGAGAAGAAGCCGTGTCCCAAGTGCTTGATGAAGAGCGGGAAGGACTACGACGCGGTCTTGCAGATACGCTCCGAGTCCGGCAGGGTTACGCTAGAAGAGCTGAGGACCGCCGGGGAGCTCTTCGCTAAGGCTGGGAGCGGGGAGGACGTGGTGGAGTTAGTGGACCAGAAGAACGGCTTGGACGTGTTATTGGTGAGTAAAGAGGTCGCCAAGAGAGCCGCGCAGCTGATGAGGTTCAACATGGGGGCCAAGATAATAGAGAGCTATAGTGTCGTGGGAATGAGGAAGGACGGGAAGGTGAGGACGAGGCTGACGATAAGCGTAAGGCTCCCCAAGCTGAAGGGCGGCGAGGGCTTGCTCTTCTTCGGCGAACCGGCCATATTCGAGGGGTTCAACAAGGGGAAGTTCTCCTTGTATTTGCTCCACAGCGACAAGGAGCTCAAGCTTCCCACGGACGAGTGGTGGCAACTGAGGAAGAGCGGGAAGATAAAGTACTTGGACGAGGTGTACTTGAAGGTGGGCACGGTTGAGAGCGAGAACCCCTTGAAGGTGAACGTCGGGGGCGAGGTGGTGGAGGCGGAGGGCCCGCCGGACTTGGAGCTGGGGGAGGAGGTTTACGTAATAGAGTACAAGGGGAAGGTTTATGCCTTGCCCAAGGAGCCCCGATGA